The Luteolibacter arcticus genome includes a window with the following:
- a CDS encoding FAD-binding oxidoreductase encodes MPLPPKRPTWITSGSATRQERHARGGHHDEEIFDDLDKPGTAATAPAPEETHDFSVAEIAAELSELLGPGKVSIRAADLEEHAADKWYARNPPDLVVFAESVQDVSKTLRFASRQNIPVTTRGAGIGYVGGCVPVTGGIVLSVARMNRIVEINPADGVAVVQPGVITVEVQKAARAVGWDYPPDPASLKECSIGGNIATNAGGPRCLKYGVTRSYVLGLEVVLADGRVMRCGGRVHKNKTGFDLCGIFTGSEGMLGVVTEITLRLIPKPASRAMLAAVFGDFPAAAAAVQTILNRGHLPSALEITDGFTLAAARKRLGEDKLPEGQAHLIVEIDGRPAAVKSELKELEALLGEVGATRIDRATKEADCEAIWQLRREFSYSLRDTGLTKLNEDIVVPRSKLVALVDFARRLEEDTGIPVACFGHAGDGNIHTNLMVAGFEDPATREKAEHALNLLFAWVLDHGGAITGEHGIGLAKKPWIRQALGEVAFDVHLALKDALDPQGILNPGKFLDD; translated from the coding sequence GTGCCCCTTCCGCCCAAACGCCCGACTTGGATCACCTCCGGCAGCGCCACCCGGCAAGAAAGACATGCCCGGGGCGGCCACCACGATGAGGAGATCTTCGACGACCTCGACAAGCCGGGAACCGCGGCGACGGCACCGGCTCCAGAGGAGACACACGATTTCTCCGTGGCCGAGATTGCCGCGGAGCTCAGCGAGCTATTGGGGCCGGGAAAGGTCTCGATCCGCGCCGCCGATCTGGAGGAGCACGCCGCCGACAAGTGGTATGCCCGGAATCCGCCCGACCTGGTCGTCTTCGCCGAATCCGTCCAGGACGTCTCGAAGACGCTGCGCTTCGCCTCCAGGCAGAACATCCCCGTGACGACCCGCGGCGCGGGCATCGGCTACGTCGGCGGCTGTGTCCCGGTGACCGGCGGGATCGTGCTTTCGGTCGCGCGGATGAACCGGATCGTCGAAATCAATCCCGCCGACGGCGTGGCCGTGGTGCAGCCCGGCGTGATCACCGTGGAAGTGCAGAAAGCCGCGCGCGCGGTCGGCTGGGACTACCCGCCGGATCCGGCGTCGCTGAAGGAGTGCTCGATCGGCGGCAACATCGCCACCAATGCCGGCGGCCCGCGCTGCCTGAAGTACGGCGTTACTCGCAGTTACGTCCTCGGGCTGGAAGTCGTGCTCGCGGATGGCCGCGTGATGCGTTGCGGCGGCCGCGTCCACAAGAACAAGACCGGCTTCGACCTCTGCGGAATTTTCACCGGCTCGGAGGGCATGCTCGGCGTGGTCACCGAGATCACGTTGCGGCTGATTCCCAAGCCAGCCTCGCGCGCGATGCTGGCGGCGGTCTTCGGCGACTTTCCCGCCGCGGCGGCAGCGGTGCAAACCATTCTCAACCGCGGCCACCTGCCCTCCGCCCTGGAGATCACCGATGGCTTCACACTGGCCGCCGCACGCAAGCGGCTGGGCGAAGACAAGCTGCCGGAGGGCCAGGCTCATCTCATCGTCGAGATCGATGGCCGCCCCGCCGCCGTGAAGAGCGAGCTGAAGGAGCTGGAAGCCCTGTTAGGAGAAGTGGGAGCAACCCGCATCGACCGCGCGACCAAGGAGGCCGACTGCGAGGCGATCTGGCAGTTGCGGCGCGAGTTCTCTTACTCTCTCCGCGATACCGGCCTGACCAAGCTCAACGAAGACATCGTGGTGCCGCGCTCAAAGCTGGTGGCTCTGGTCGATTTCGCGCGGCGACTCGAAGAAGACACCGGCATCCCGGTCGCCTGCTTCGGCCATGCCGGGGATGGCAATATCCACACCAACCTGATGGTGGCCGGCTTCGAGGATCCAGCGACGCGCGAGAAGGCGGAGCATGCGCTCAACCTGCTCTTCGCCTGGGTGCTCGACCACGGCGGCGCCATCACCGGCGAACACGGCATCGGTCTGGCGAAGAAGCCGTGGATTCGTCAGGCGCTCGGTGAGGTCGCCTTTGACGTCCATCTTGCGCTGAAGGATGCCCTCGATCCGCAGGGCATCTTGAATCCGGGCAAGTTTCTGGACGATTGA
- a CDS encoding CotH kinase family protein — MKPILRIACIAIALLCPLVAAPVSIGDPSFEGNANVSGAWTHNLGPEWTGTGGVSSGNAFEEYVAGFAAAGNDHLGMELNYDVWQNLAVTYQSNTRYTLTVAAGHRGGTTQPGNQSQYLLADSTGAIYSTGIFNASSLPAQTFGDAPALVFDTPDNPAAVGKTIRVLLQSRGSGRSHFDNIRLDATSLVPPGTATVVNQSASAVTTATATLNGQVSNIGNGAPSITLFWGTANGGPATAGWQHSLALAGTHTGSYSGVISGLAPATSYYFTSRATNVAGESWAISSGSFETPPLPPSVANVAATAIAPTTATVGANVTATGGEIPTVTIYYGLSDGGTTAASWASSVSLGPLSGSATTALGGLSSGSTYHFRAFAQNSGGQAWAAASSNFATPVVALATVTNKAAEGITGTTASLRGEVTADGGDPPVVTLFYGTSNGGTNPAAWSSSVNLGVQSGDLSHFANALSPQTTYYFRSRAVNAAGTSWAASSASFATTPLVPNTAVINEIHYRPADKTSVEDFIELHNPGDAALDLSGWTLSGAVTFTFPGGTSLPAGGFLVVAEKPSVILSKYGKSALGPWTGKLNSTGERIELKDSGGVEKDSVEYGVGFPWPTGPDGSGSSAELLHPGLDNDLGGSWRASGSMAVPPVTYIASQATGWKYKKGSEEASSPVDAWRANGYNDSSWFTGQTGIGYGDPGIMTTLSDMPGGYRSVYFRKSFTVAAGSIPSQLRLRLRVDDGCVVWINGTEVRRLNVANGQLAYTYLSPVAHENAWEEYVINNADSFLFGGTNVISVHTFNNSDSSSDFSMDLELFSATNTSAVPTPGAVNSVKAATAVIPPQIRQVVHSPVTPVAGQQVTITAKVTDPDGIGTVNLAYQTVDPGNYIRLTDPAYATSWTTVQMRDNGLTGDAASGDSIYTVRLPANVQTNRRLVRYKITFSDDLGNTATIPYSDDQQPNFAYYVYGGLPTWQGAFRPGSTTLQSFPSTLLDDLPVYSLIANGSDVINSQYSSGSDAIRFRGTFVYDGVVYDHIEFKNRGEASTYVSGKNKWRFFFNRSRDLPAMNNFGEDYSEKWGSFSGDACASPWASLHRGMAGVEEASSYKVFQLGGLPSPNTHYYHFRVVRGATETPAAGTIINDPIGNAEGQYAGDFWGLYLAVEQPDGSFLDERGLPDGSVYKIEGNGGDKKNQGVTQPVDSSDWNAFRDAHVNGDPTEAWWRANMDMEAYYSFHALNRLTGNVDLRGGYNHYFYHRSTDNRWVPMPWDLDMMFMAKTHWSTSVNGTDYPGVIHAYKSILQNPALALEYRNRARELLDLVAGDSTPGGGQFGQLIDEFASIVNPAGQTLTWADADAAMWNLHPRTQGSDSAASGQTNHKGNFYRTSYADSRIGGDWTRWLRSSGSSGTMAHEDSMIYLRDYGTNAWPGGSWSVSNGNQLGYGYQYLVADAADSAIPQRPVVTASGDPAFPTSDLKFTSSAFADPQGAGTYSRTQWRLSEISGPGVSGYVAGAPRKYEIISIWTNESTVAPGSVSIPYGVAKPGKTYRVRVRHRDTSGRWSRWSAPAQFAASTPPPGLLMHYWNFNAINPANLLKVTETIGGGTITPVLTGGAAVEDDNGEDFSAENARDGDLAGNHLRVNTPLGATLTFALPTTDHGNVVVKYETRRSGQGAGLQNVSYTTDGSTWIPYTTVTVVDGPPVLQLLDFRGNMAADDNPLFAVRITFQQGAGGTGGNNRFDNFTIEGDELDVEPGTYAYWRSEHFSGGDLTNEAVSGPEATPAGDGISNIMRYAHGVGPYEPVLHLLPVLVKDGGGHEFRFRFDPALTDLVWKVKASNDLGSWTSTLFDSTVGPVPPMEDGWLPVTLPASLTGNPWPDPQIFVRLEVLAIP, encoded by the coding sequence ATGAAACCCATTCTGAGGATCGCGTGCATCGCGATTGCGCTTCTGTGTCCTCTTGTCGCTGCTCCGGTCTCGATCGGGGACCCTTCGTTTGAAGGAAACGCCAACGTGTCTGGGGCTTGGACCCATAATTTGGGTCCCGAGTGGACCGGCACAGGTGGCGTGAGTAGCGGCAATGCGTTCGAGGAGTACGTCGCGGGCTTCGCTGCTGCTGGCAACGACCACCTCGGGATGGAGCTGAACTACGACGTCTGGCAGAATCTCGCCGTCACCTATCAGTCGAACACCCGCTACACGCTGACCGTCGCCGCGGGCCATCGCGGCGGGACTACCCAGCCGGGTAACCAGAGTCAGTACCTGCTGGCAGACTCGACCGGGGCCATCTATTCGACCGGTATTTTTAACGCCTCCAGCTTGCCAGCGCAGACCTTCGGTGATGCTCCGGCGCTGGTCTTCGATACTCCGGATAATCCCGCCGCCGTGGGAAAGACGATCCGGGTACTGCTCCAGTCACGCGGCAGCGGACGCTCGCATTTTGATAATATCCGGCTCGATGCGACCTCGCTGGTGCCGCCGGGCACCGCCACGGTGGTGAATCAGTCCGCGTCCGCGGTTACGACCGCCACCGCGACGCTGAACGGGCAAGTGTCCAATATCGGCAATGGAGCCCCCTCCATCACCCTTTTCTGGGGCACCGCAAATGGCGGCCCGGCGACGGCGGGTTGGCAGCATTCGCTGGCGCTCGCCGGCACCCATACCGGGAGCTATTCCGGCGTGATCAGCGGACTGGCACCGGCCACCAGCTACTACTTCACCAGCCGGGCGACAAACGTCGCCGGCGAGTCCTGGGCGATCTCGTCCGGCAGCTTCGAGACCCCGCCGCTGCCGCCATCGGTCGCGAATGTAGCTGCCACCGCCATCGCACCGACTACCGCCACCGTCGGGGCAAACGTCACGGCGACCGGCGGAGAAATCCCGACCGTAACGATCTACTACGGGCTCTCCGACGGCGGCACCACCGCGGCGAGCTGGGCGTCCTCGGTCAGCCTTGGCCCGCTCTCCGGCTCCGCGACCACCGCGCTTGGCGGACTTTCCTCTGGCTCGACTTACCATTTCCGCGCTTTTGCACAGAACAGCGGTGGGCAGGCGTGGGCGGCTGCTTCATCGAATTTCGCCACGCCGGTGGTGGCGCTGGCGACGGTGACGAATAAAGCTGCGGAAGGCATCACCGGCACCACGGCCAGCCTGCGCGGTGAAGTCACGGCAGATGGCGGTGATCCACCGGTGGTCACGCTTTTCTACGGCACTTCGAATGGCGGAACGAATCCCGCCGCGTGGTCGTCTTCCGTGAATCTCGGCGTTCAGAGTGGCGACTTGAGCCACTTCGCCAACGCTCTCTCGCCACAGACCACCTACTATTTCCGTAGTAGGGCGGTGAACGCCGCAGGCACCTCCTGGGCCGCTTCCTCAGCGAGCTTCGCCACCACACCGCTGGTTCCGAATACGGCGGTCATCAATGAGATTCACTACCGCCCGGCGGACAAGACCAGCGTCGAAGACTTCATCGAGCTCCACAATCCGGGTGACGCCGCGCTGGACCTCTCCGGCTGGACGCTTTCTGGTGCGGTGACGTTTACATTCCCGGGGGGGACCTCCCTGCCCGCCGGCGGCTTTTTGGTCGTCGCGGAAAAGCCGTCCGTCATCCTTTCCAAGTATGGCAAGTCCGCTCTGGGACCATGGACTGGCAAGCTGAACTCGACTGGCGAGCGCATTGAATTGAAGGACAGCGGCGGTGTGGAAAAGGATAGCGTGGAGTATGGTGTCGGCTTTCCGTGGCCAACCGGGCCGGACGGTTCCGGGAGCTCGGCCGAGCTGCTCCATCCCGGGCTCGATAATGACCTCGGCGGCTCGTGGCGCGCGTCCGGTTCCATGGCCGTCCCACCCGTGACCTACATCGCCAGCCAAGCCACCGGATGGAAATACAAGAAGGGCAGCGAGGAGGCCTCCAGCCCGGTCGATGCCTGGCGCGCCAACGGGTACAACGACAGCTCGTGGTTCACCGGCCAAACGGGCATCGGCTACGGCGACCCCGGCATCATGACCACCCTCTCCGACATGCCAGGCGGCTACCGGAGTGTCTACTTCCGCAAGAGCTTCACGGTGGCAGCGGGATCCATTCCGTCACAGCTTCGCCTGCGCCTCCGCGTGGATGATGGCTGCGTGGTCTGGATCAATGGCACCGAGGTCCGCCGCTTGAACGTGGCCAACGGCCAACTCGCCTACACCTACCTCTCGCCCGTCGCCCATGAAAACGCGTGGGAAGAATACGTGATCAACAACGCCGACAGCTTCCTCTTCGGTGGCACCAACGTGATCTCGGTCCACACCTTCAACAACAGCGACAGCAGCAGCGACTTCTCGATGGATCTCGAGCTGTTCTCCGCCACGAACACTTCCGCGGTGCCCACTCCCGGTGCCGTGAATTCGGTGAAAGCGGCCACCGCCGTCATCCCGCCGCAGATTCGCCAGGTCGTCCATTCACCCGTCACCCCAGTCGCCGGCCAGCAGGTCACCATCACCGCGAAGGTTACCGATCCCGACGGCATCGGCACGGTCAATCTCGCCTACCAAACCGTCGACCCCGGCAACTACATCCGCCTGACCGATCCCGCCTACGCCACCTCGTGGACAACGGTGCAGATGAGAGACAACGGTTTGACCGGAGATGCTGCCTCGGGCGACTCGATCTACACCGTCCGCCTTCCCGCGAACGTGCAGACGAATCGCCGGCTGGTTCGTTACAAGATCACCTTCTCCGATGACCTCGGCAACACCGCCACCATCCCGTACTCCGACGACCAGCAGCCGAACTTCGCCTACTACGTCTATGGTGGTTTGCCGACGTGGCAGGGAGCCTTCAGGCCCGGCTCGACCACCCTGCAATCCTTCCCGAGCACCTTGCTGGATGACCTGCCGGTCTATTCGCTGATCGCGAATGGGAGCGATGTGATCAATTCGCAGTACAGCAGCGGCTCGGATGCCATCCGTTTCCGCGGAACCTTCGTGTACGACGGCGTGGTCTACGATCACATCGAGTTCAAGAACCGCGGCGAGGCCTCGACCTACGTCTCGGGGAAGAACAAGTGGCGCTTCTTCTTCAACCGCTCCCGCGACCTGCCGGCCATGAACAACTTCGGCGAGGACTACTCGGAGAAGTGGGGTTCCTTCTCCGGCGACGCCTGCGCCAGCCCGTGGGCATCGCTGCACCGCGGCATGGCAGGCGTCGAGGAAGCATCTTCCTACAAGGTCTTCCAGCTCGGTGGCCTGCCGTCTCCCAATACCCACTACTACCATTTCCGTGTCGTCCGCGGGGCGACCGAAACACCGGCTGCCGGAACCATCATCAATGACCCCATCGGCAATGCGGAAGGCCAGTACGCCGGTGACTTCTGGGGCCTCTACCTCGCCGTCGAGCAGCCGGACGGGTCATTCCTCGACGAGCGCGGCCTGCCGGATGGCAGCGTTTACAAGATCGAGGGCAATGGGGGAGACAAGAAGAACCAGGGCGTCACCCAGCCGGTCGACTCTTCGGACTGGAACGCCTTCCGCGACGCCCATGTCAACGGCGATCCGACCGAGGCCTGGTGGCGCGCGAACATGGACATGGAGGCCTACTACAGCTTCCACGCGCTCAACCGGCTGACCGGCAACGTGGATCTCCGGGGCGGCTACAATCACTACTTCTACCACCGCTCCACTGACAATCGCTGGGTACCGATGCCGTGGGATTTGGACATGATGTTCATGGCCAAGACCCACTGGAGCACGTCCGTCAACGGCACCGATTACCCGGGCGTCATCCATGCCTACAAGTCGATCCTTCAGAACCCGGCACTGGCGCTCGAGTATCGAAACCGCGCGCGGGAACTCCTCGACTTGGTGGCCGGTGACAGCACGCCCGGTGGCGGCCAATTCGGCCAGCTCATCGACGAGTTCGCCTCGATCGTGAATCCCGCGGGCCAGACGCTCACCTGGGCGGATGCCGATGCCGCCATGTGGAATCTCCACCCCCGTACGCAGGGCTCCGACAGCGCCGCCAGTGGCCAAACGAACCACAAGGGAAACTTCTACCGCACAAGCTATGCCGATAGCCGCATCGGCGGTGACTGGACCCGTTGGCTGCGGAGTTCGGGTTCGTCGGGCACCATGGCGCACGAGGATTCGATGATCTACCTCCGCGATTACGGGACCAACGCGTGGCCCGGCGGCTCTTGGTCGGTGAGCAACGGCAACCAGCTCGGCTATGGCTATCAGTACCTCGTGGCGGATGCGGCTGACAGTGCGATCCCGCAGCGGCCGGTTGTCACCGCCTCGGGTGATCCGGCGTTTCCGACGAGCGACCTGAAGTTCACCTCGTCCGCCTTCGCCGATCCCCAGGGCGCGGGCACCTATTCCAGGACCCAATGGCGGCTCTCGGAAATTTCGGGACCCGGAGTCAGCGGCTACGTCGCTGGTGCGCCGCGCAAGTACGAGATTATTAGTATTTGGACGAACGAATCCACCGTCGCGCCGGGCTCAGTGAGCATTCCCTACGGCGTAGCCAAGCCGGGCAAGACCTACCGCGTGCGCGTCCGGCATCGGGATACCTCGGGCCGCTGGAGCCGGTGGTCCGCGCCCGCTCAGTTTGCCGCCTCCACGCCGCCGCCCGGGTTGCTGATGCACTACTGGAACTTCAACGCCATCAATCCTGCCAATCTCCTCAAGGTCACCGAGACGATCGGCGGGGGCACGATCACACCGGTCCTCACCGGCGGGGCGGCGGTGGAGGATGACAATGGTGAAGACTTCTCTGCGGAGAACGCCCGCGACGGAGATCTCGCGGGCAACCATCTCCGCGTGAACACCCCGCTCGGCGCGACGCTGACCTTCGCGCTGCCCACCACTGATCATGGAAACGTCGTGGTGAAGTATGAGACCCGCCGCTCCGGCCAGGGTGCGGGCCTCCAGAATGTCTCTTATACTACCGACGGGAGCACGTGGATTCCCTATACTACGGTGACCGTAGTGGACGGGCCGCCGGTGCTGCAGTTGCTCGACTTCCGCGGCAACATGGCTGCCGATGACAATCCACTCTTCGCGGTGCGCATCACCTTCCAGCAGGGAGCGGGCGGAACGGGAGGTAACAATCGCTTCGACAACTTCACCATCGAAGGCGATGAGCTTGATGTTGAACCGGGTACCTATGCCTACTGGCGCAGCGAGCATTTCAGCGGCGGCGATCTTACCAACGAGGCCGTTTCAGGACCCGAAGCGACACCGGCCGGTGACGGCATCTCCAACATCATGCGCTATGCCCACGGTGTCGGCCCCTACGAGCCGGTCTTGCATCTGTTGCCGGTGCTGGTGAAGGACGGTGGCGGACACGAGTTCCGCTTTCGCTTCGATCCGGCGCTGACCGATCTGGTGTGGAAAGTGAAGGCCTCGAATGACCTTGGTTCCTGGACGAGCACGCTTTTCGACTCCACCGTCGGCCCCGTGCCGCCCATGGAAGACGGCTGGCTGCCAGTCACGCTGCCCGCATCTCTCACCGGAAATCCTTGGCCGGATCCGCAAATCTTCGTGCGGCTCGAAGTGCTCGCGATCCCGTGA
- a CDS encoding FAD:protein FMN transferase produces MLKVSVIGGLLALALGTLRAEEKRFVFERPLMATRFTVTCHGADEAVARKAAEEAFAAAAEVNRIASDYLTDSELMRLPTGQATKVSPVFAELLAASFQFAKATDGAFDPTLGPLTKLWRESRRQHRLPAADDLAKAREASGWQHVTWDTSASTILLTKPGMQLDLGGIAKGFAADRMLAVMTKAGFPRTCIAAGGDLRLGDPPPGKTGWRVGLQTFDEDQPEEVVELVHCAVSTSGDLHQFAEIDGKHYSHILDPATGLGLTERIAVSVIAPTATTSDALATAACVAGAEKAEAVALKGGATRVIVRTTR; encoded by the coding sequence ATGCTGAAAGTATCGGTGATCGGCGGGCTTCTGGCGCTCGCGCTTGGAACGCTCCGCGCGGAGGAAAAGCGGTTCGTTTTCGAGCGTCCGCTGATGGCCACCCGCTTCACCGTGACCTGCCACGGGGCAGACGAGGCCGTGGCACGGAAGGCCGCCGAGGAGGCCTTCGCCGCCGCGGCAGAGGTCAATCGCATCGCCTCCGACTACCTGACGGACAGCGAGTTGATGCGGCTGCCGACCGGCCAAGCAACCAAGGTCTCACCGGTCTTCGCGGAACTATTGGCCGCCTCGTTCCAATTCGCCAAGGCCACCGACGGTGCATTCGATCCCACGCTGGGCCCGCTGACGAAGCTGTGGCGCGAAAGCCGCCGCCAGCACCGGCTCCCGGCCGCCGATGACCTTGCCAAGGCGCGCGAAGCCAGCGGTTGGCAGCACGTCACCTGGGACACGTCCGCGTCCACGATTCTTCTGACCAAGCCCGGCATGCAGCTCGACCTCGGTGGTATCGCCAAGGGCTTCGCCGCCGATCGCATGCTCGCGGTGATGACGAAAGCGGGCTTTCCCCGCACCTGCATCGCCGCCGGCGGCGATCTGCGGCTGGGCGATCCGCCGCCGGGTAAAACCGGGTGGCGCGTCGGTCTCCAGACCTTCGACGAGGACCAGCCGGAGGAGGTCGTCGAGCTGGTCCACTGCGCCGTCTCCACCTCCGGTGACCTCCACCAGTTCGCGGAGATCGATGGCAAGCACTACTCGCACATCCTCGACCCGGCGACCGGCCTCGGGCTGACGGAACGCATCGCGGTGAGCGTCATCGCGCCGACCGCCACCACCAGTGACGCTCTCGCCACCGCCGCCTGCGTGGCTGGCGCGGAAAAGGCCGAAGCGGTCGCCCTGAAAGGCGGAGCGACGCGGGTGATCGTGAGGACGACCCGGTGA